The DNA region TCATTGAGAGAGGATGATGATCTTCATTTGTTCTACTGGTGCATGTTCATATGGGTCCAGGAAGTAATACTTTCAAAACTATATCCAAACGTCATTGGAGGATGATTTCAAAACAGTTGTAGGAGTAAGGTTATTATTATCTaaacaaatatgatttttttagattaaaaaaatacttattttgctGAAAATTGtagtgtttttaatattaacagtCCTGTCTTGTGAGCGTCATTTGTGATCTTCTTGCTCCTGAATATTAATGGTGAGACATTGTTCCTCTGGGAATAGCTGTGGTTTTTCTTTCCAACATGAATTATGAACTCATAAAAATCTTCTTTCTAGATGGCATATATTGTTTTGGAGATCATTGATTCTTGTAGTGGTAAGGATTAAGGAATCTCTTTTTATGAACTTGTCTTGTTTATGAATTTAGATGTAATTTGTGAACTATATTGTAATTTTCAGATAATTTTGGTTTTGGAACAGAGATTCAagttattatgataaaaatgacTATGGAAATCAACCAACGACATTGCAGACGGCAAATGAGAATTTTGAGTTAGCCCTAGAGGTTCACAATTCAAATACACAAGCtagatacttttttttatttgatcaaagttacattttaaatatcataCACATGGGGCATGTATAGCTGTGTAAGTGACAACAAGCTCTAAACCTTTTTTCCTTTGTTTGTTTCATCAGCTTACTTCTTCCttgatgttttttatattttaagggATAACAATTGCATTCCACTTTTTAGTTGATTATTAACTCCATTTTTTCTTTTGACATTGTTATATCAAATAACTGGATAGTTTGTCTACTTTATACAGAGGGGCTGCTTTATTGGTTGAAGCTGAAGCATAGAGGGGCTGCTTTATTGGTTGAAGCTGCAACATGGGTGATTCAGATGCACAATATGAACTAGGTTGTAAGCTTAgagttgatataatttttttattccttgttatttttaattgttctaAAGATCATAAATATGTCCTTATCAAAGTTTTCTTTGTGTTGGAACATAATAAATATGTTCAGTCGGGTCATCAAGCATTCTATTTGGAGAAGGCTGTTGATATGGTGCATTTTTTTTTGCCGCAAAGGTACgggtttattattttgtttctcgAAAGCATACAAAATTTTTCATAGAAAGTTTTTTGTAgagtcaatatgacaaggaatatcttatatgtttattattttcaataatatctacaataatatcttatatgtttattattttatttgttttttatactaAGACCAAGGTATGacaattttatacttttatgtTTGAGCTATAATACTATAAAAGGAAAATTAAACCTCTGTTTTGGTTTTTTCTTTTGACAGTATTGATGACGGACTGTAGTATTGTTGTTGAAATTTATTCTAAGTTCTATTTTTGGATTTAATCCATTCCAGGTTTGTCTTGTCTATCTTTGTTTGATTGTTGATTGATTGAATGTTTCTATATAACATATATGATATCTGCTAGAGATAAttgtttatagaaatatttgtTAGTGATAGATATATGCACCAAACATCCTTATTAATCGTGATTATCAAAGAAATTCAACAATTATAATTGTCgatctttatattattaataatattatatattaatgactTAAGTAGATTCACTAAGGTATTCTACTTTAAATAGTTTATACCCTATGTCTCATGATATTTGTTATTTCAAGTCTTTATTTTGCATATTATTGTCTCATAGAATTTGAAAACATCTTTAAACTAGATATTTGTATTTCCAATGCTATTATTTTGCCAATTCTACATTGGAAATACTCTTTTTTTGTGTCTAAATTTATATAGATAAGCTATTAATGACACTTTTTCggattgaaattataaaaagttgGGTTATTTGGTGAACAAACTTAacatttattagtattttggttgataaattaattgatgaGAGAATAGGTAGAAgtttttagattatttgaagattatttaaataacccaaatcgATTAGTCATTGTTAAACTGAAAAACTTAGTTATGTTTCTGTCTTAATCTAGATACAAAACTagatataaaatgtatttttaaattggGTTATAGAGAATTCTAGGTCATGCATATCATATACTCATTTAGGGCATGTGAAACATAATCCAATGTAGATTCATATTTGGTTGAAATGGTATTTTCAAATCGGTATATTGACCTTCAAGAATTCTCAAAGTTTATTCTTGTAATGAAAAATCTTAATATCTAGATTTCAATAATTAAAGATCAATTCATTTCCATTTTAGCGGTTTAATTGTGAAGAATGAATGATTCAGGTGTTATATGCTCGTCTTCATCCTTGAGTTGTCAATTGCATGAAGAAGCAACCATGtcttgtttttcaaaatttgtgtcgatttaatttacatcaatatatcatttttctttcttattttaaaaataacctcTTTCACATAACTGCAGCTTTGGTCCAAGAAGAAGCTGATGTCCAAGAAGAAGATTAAGTGGATGAAACCCATTCATTTCTAATTCTCTATTGCTGTTttgttcaaaaattattttttgtttgaaatatatttgatgttgtgagaatttatgttaattttgttattattaaaaatatcactAATGAGTatgcaattatttttaaatgtctttttcaatgaatatttaatttcaaaaatgaaaattcgaataaaattgttaaaataaattgaaaatcgtttttaaaaattatagccTTTTGGCGACACTTAAATTGATGTTatcgacgcttaaataagcgtcgttaAAACAAGCGCCACTCTGCTTATGGCGACGCATGAATAAGTGTCAGTAATATTTTTGGCGAagcttttaagggttggcagaagtctttttatgCGTCGCCGTAGgtctgttttgttgtagtggCAGCGTGCGACGCAGACTCTGCTCTATGGAGTCCTGGTTCATGTTGCAGCCATTCTCCCGAATTTTAGCTACACctgattataaatttattttttattttaaatcttatgggtttatttgaaaatgatttatttttacctttgattttgattttaaatattttaaaaaataaaaatatttaaaataaatgtgatatttattttgtcaatttatttataattttttttttttagtttaataaataatttatttgagataaaatgaatataaaatttattttaaattattttatttatttcttttaattattattcttaattaatttaagatttaattattataataattaatccacttaattaatttttgactatataaatttataaaaataacaaacttttgacaaattattaataaatcgaatgtttttgataaatctaattttgaaaaatttaacgtaacaaaatcaacattttattttactataatcATGATTGAAAAGGTCAACaactcaatttataaaattatatttgtgcCCAAACTTTAAGTGATTCATAAATTAGCAATGAAAATCTAAAATAAGTGCgggtaaatatttattttataatttttgtgagattttttattctttctttcagctatttttgtttctattttttataataatataaaaagctAGCTATTACAGTCCCAAAAAAATCAGTATtttcttaagtttatttttacaacaataaatatgattttttttttaaatatttatgccATGATTTAGAATTATGTTTAAACAATTCTTacaacttttaatatatatgaacaatttctaaaaaaaattaagatttattttttataattttaattaagtgaCAAAACTAATGAAAATGAATGTAATATATTAagcaaataaatttaaaacatgaaaACTAATTTTGAAACATTTATAACCCGTATTTTAGCACGATctacaaatttgaaaaataaaacaaattaaaatggtaaaaaaatgattttctatttttttagcatgatctacaaattaaaaaaaaatcatcaacatTTTAACTTCAAAAAGTTGcatctattttaataaataaaaaaattatatttcaaaagaaatcatatttttaacatatggTTTGTTTTTTCATGATAAATAGAAGTACAAAATGTTGAAGAAAGGAAAAAATGAATTCAgctcaaacaaatcaaaataaacatCTACATTTACATTTGGCTTCCAACAAAAGTCAAATTTTTATTCCAAGGCCTCCTCAAAACTCATTtatccaacaaaatcaacaaTCTGTTGGAATGGTTCCAACCAATTACATGGCCATGTCTTCTCCCAGTTCTACAAACTTTCATCAACCGGTTATTTCTACATCTGCTTCCGTTTCGACACCAAATCCTAGTATGTGGAATAGATTCAACTCGATAAACATTCACTCCTTTCCAAACATGGATTCTAAATATGCAGTATTTCGTGGTGGTCCGACCAATAATCATTTGATTGGACTTCAACCCTATCCAACTTATATGAATTCATTTGGTGATGCTAATCATTTGGTTTATAATTTCAacttaaatatgttattttatcaTCTCTTCTAGTCTAGCGACAACAATGAGTGAATATCCCAACTTCCTTAGGGAAACTTATAGGATGCCTGGATCACAACTTTAAGGCCGGGtgcaaaaattccaaaaattcaAAACTTTTGAGCTTCATGTTGCAGTtctgtgatttttttattaagggcttcaaagttgatttttttactTCGGATTCATTAAGAGagagctatttatagcctctcaAGGTCGGTTTAGGAAGCAAGTTAATTGGATTTAGTCAAAAGTCATCAATGACGTTTTGGCAGTTCTTGATCCAACTTGTCTGATCAGACCATGATGAGGCCTATGATCGTAGAAAAAATGATCAATGTGGTAGGATTAGGGACGGGCCCAGAAAATAGGGCTGGAGGAaggcttaaaaaaataacgaaaAAATTCCGATTAAAACTAATGAAAAAGgtaagttttatcatttttttaataattagatacacaaacattgaaatatattgaatttttttaataaattagcgGTTATAGTCAATTTTGAACCGTAAAAAAAAATCGAGGTGGgccgagcccctacatagatttgTCCCTGAGTATGATGATCATTTACTTTCGTAGCCGATATGGTGGACTTTTGGCGAAGTTCCATCTTTGATAAATTAAAGATGGGATTCGTCCTTATCATGTTTGTCGTCGCGAGGAAAAAGACAAAACGTCTGTGAAACGATGCCATTTTGGGCGTAATCTCGAACGTGGAACGCTCCGTTAGCGTTTCATCCGCGTTCTGTCGCGTTTTAGCTAACGGCATTGAAGCGCGCGTTAGCTAATCATGTTCTTCGTAGAGGCGCGCTCCTTTCGTTGCAGCGGGCGACGCAGACGACTCTATGGAGACGTCTATGGAGACGTGGTTCATGTTGCAGTCATTCTCCCgaattttagttaaatataaatttatttattttttattttaaaccttatgagtttatttgaaaatgattttttttacttttgactttgttttaaatatttaaaaacataaaaatatttaaaataaatgtgatatttattttatcaatttatttattattattatttttatatttttaagttaaataaataatttatttgggataaaatagaTACgacaattatttcaaattattttattttatttattggattcattattcttaattaatttactatttaattattataataatttataaaaataacaaacctTTGACAAATTATGAATAAACccaatattttagataaatctagttttgaaaattttaacttaACAAAATCAACATATTGTTTTACTATAGTCATGGTAGAAAAAGTCTAACAActcaatttataaaactatatttGTACCCAAACCTTAAGTGATTTATAAATTAGCACAGAAAATCTAAAATAAGTGCcgacaaatatttattttataatttttgtgagaatttttaattctttctttcagctatttttgtttctatttttcataataatataaaagcTAGTTATTACAgtccaaaaaaaaatcagtattatcttaagtttatttttacaacaataaataagatttgtttttaaaaatttatgccATGATTTAGAATTATATTCAAACAATTcttgtaatttttaatatatatgaacaatttcaaaaaagaaaattaagatttatttattatagttttAAGTGACAAAACTAATGAAAATGAATGTaatataataagtaaataaatttaaaaaatgaaaactaaTTTTGAAACATTTATAACCCGTACATTGTTTTAACACGACctacaaatttgaaaaaaaaacaaattaaaatggtaaaaaaaatattatctaatttttttagcATGATCTacaaatcttttttaaaaaaattcatcaacattttagaataaaaaagttgcatctattttaataaataaataaattatattaatataagaataattataaattttacttttcattttatcaatttttaaaaagtttatgtaataatgataaaaattgttacaaaaatcactttataaaaaaatattaattaaatttattactcttcattacttttcaaaaataattctttaacttttctaatataattagtGTACTTCattaatttgtgtttttatctATTTCCATTAATttgtcaattttaaaatatatatatatatattatatatattcattatttatacATCATTATTTATCCACACTTGCAAGTATGTCGAAAATTGATGATCATTTTCCGAATGGTTTAAGAGTTTTATTAGTTGATGACAATATCAATGATATGAAGATGCTCTACAACAATCTTCAACAATGCAAATATAAAGGTATTTTCTCTTAatcaacatattttatatatcacaCAATAAtggttatattttaaatctgttgttttttaaattatgattttagcATCGATCAAGCCGTACATATGTTGAATTTGTCACTAAAACCGCATATCTCTATCCCATAACCAAACATACTTGTCAAATCCTAGTTGAACATCATTGATTTTGGATAGACCTaaacttttttcttttcaaatttttcttttattgttttttagagaaataattaggGAGGGTATATGGCGTAattttattagttgaaaaataaaataattttatattttttttaactcatatttttttctttttcagaaACAATGATATGGTATTCACTCTCTCATTACCTCCCAAAATTCTTCCAACAATAACTcttgtttttattgttattgactaatatatgtattttgaattaaatttatgttattgtgtaatttttattatttattttataaaattattaaatttttaattaaacttacaaaatatgtaaattaaaataaaaaataataatatataaatgtttatagaTTAAATTGTTAGTAATTAGagcaaaatttaatattattactattGTTATTAAtgccattttttattttgagttgtAGTTACTGCAACAACCGAATCAACTAAAGCTCTGGAGTTATTGAGGAAAAATAAAGATGATTATGACATTCTGATTATTGAAGCCAAACTGCTAGATATGGATgcttttgagttcttgaagatTATAACCTTTGAAATTGACAAACCCGTTATAAGTGTGctactaaatttttattttactttttttcttgaaatatgttagattaggtCTGATCTTTTATCTTTTGCATCCAGTGGTATCTAAAACTGACGAAAGAGaaatggtgatgaaaagtgtgAGAAATGGAGCTCAAGACTACCTTGTGAAGCCTATTCGCATGGAAGAGCTTAGAAACATTTGGCAACATGTTCTTAGAAAGAAATTGTTTGATCTTCCAAGATCGTTGACTCCCATGATAAGGGAAAGGGAAAACAAAACTGAAAAAGGACCGTGCGCTCCAAAGAAACCTAGGGTTACCTGGTCGAAACATTTACAAGACAAATTTTCCGATGTTGTTGGTGTACTCGGTCCAGGTAATAAATTCTTAAATCACATACACAATACAAATCATATTAATTTCTAACCGCCAATTTTGGAAATGAATAGATGCTGTTCCgatgaaaataaaagaattgttGAATGAACCACATTTGAGTCGTGATCAAATTGCTAGTCACTTACaggtaattaatttaaaaaatctttaaaagaaatcatatttttaacatatggTTTATTCTTTTATGATGAATAGAAGTACAGAAATGCATTGGCAAAAGGAAAAATGAATTCGgctcaaacaaatcaaaataaacatcttcatttacCTTTGGTTTCCAACAAAAGTCAATTTTTTATTCCAAGTCCTCCTCAAAACTCATTtatccaacaaaatcaacaaCATTTTGGAATGGTTCCAACCAATTACATGGCCATGCCTTCTCCCAGTTCTGCAAACTTTCATCAACCAGCTATTTCTACATCTACTTCCGTTTCGACACCAAATCCTAGTACGTGGAATAGATTCAACACGACAAACATTCACTCCTTTCCGAACATGGATTCTGAATATGCAGTATTTCGTGGTCCGACCAATAATCATTTGATTGGACTTCAACCATATCCAACTTCTATGAATTCATTTGGTGATGCTAATCATGTTCTGTCTCAACCTCCTCCAACCAATTATCCAAATTCCCTTGAAAGGGCGATTCCTATATCAAGTTCAggtagttatttatttatttatccttaattattgaaaattgtACCAACAATCTAACTATAATTGCATTTCAAAATTGTAGGTCAAAATGAAGGAAATGTGACTAAATTCGACACCCCATCCATGGAATTGGGAAAAACAGTTATAGAGAATCCAATCCATATGGGAAGTGGTATTTTTGATGAAAATGAATGGACCAAAAATGGTCATATGGTGTACCAACAAGAACAGATGGAAAGAAACAACAATGATAACTGCAATATTACATTTGATGAGGATCTTATGCGTTCGATCAAAGAGGtaagtatatattttgttttttatatcgCGAAAATGATTTAGATTCAAGCATATATAAAGtcgtgaattttatttaaattttcagtATTGCAATGATGACCCTTCGACAATGTGAGGATGAAATTGTGACGCTATTGATCGTGAACCTATAATGCAGATTTTCAAGTTAATTTAAAGGAGGAATTTCTATGTTTGAGtgttatattacaatttttgttgttatttggGTCTTTTAAGACTGgagaatagttttttttttaaaactgcTTTTTGGCAATCATGAGTTGAGAATAATCGAGAGCCCTTTGACCTGATCTGGTTTGTTTTggttttatcaaaaaaaattagtttttttattagttcttttaacatttatattattatgaaatcaataatattctaactaaaaacaatttaaattatcaattaaaatatcaaaatacttttattttacatttaataaatttaattttaaatataaaaagatattttagtaatttattttaaacaaatttaaaaaaaattattattttatccaacaatattttaagaaatatttattatccgaAAAGAGGAAAACGATTCACTCTCGGTGGAAGATCCTGAATTTGAAATCATATATTTGAAAACGGCTTCATAACGGTTTGGTGAattcatttctttttataaattataagaaaaaatagttttttttatctgaTAATTTTAGGCCCAATTTGATTTGagtatttttgattattttttatatcaatctTGATCcaagttaaaatattgattGTCCATTTCCATCTAATGTTGAATAGATgacctatatatatttaaatgttttttttattatttttggaaaatatttttataaaatttaataaaacccaagatcaaacaagatcttagtatagtattttattttgaatattattcaaaaaaaattgttttttttagataaacaCTTCTTAAGAATGAGAAATCATTCGCTCAACGATTAGAAAACAAACACTTTAACAACCGAGTTacattatattgatatttttgaattaGAATACCGGTATGGATATAAATCAaagtttaagaaaaaataacatttagATTTATATCTACAATAACTAGTTTAAATGAAATGTTATTCTATTTGAAGTGTTATAAcatattctaattaataaacCCAATTTAAAGCGTCTTTCAAACTCTGGGATTCATTCctctaaaattataatacagAATATTTGGTTGCCATATGAATtgtcttttaaattataaagataaaaaattaagagtggctttttatatatatatatatatatttaaaaagaagagGGATCcacattagaaaaaaattagggaGAAGAATGATGTAACagattaaaaagaaaagtataaaaaataaaatagatataaataaatttattattttttcaaccaataaaTTAATCCACttcatt from Impatiens glandulifera chromosome 5, dImpGla2.1, whole genome shotgun sequence includes:
- the LOC124938935 gene encoding two-component response regulator ARR12-like, whose product is MSKIDDHFPNGLRVLLVDDNINDMKMLYNNLQQCKYKVTATTESTKALELLRKNKDDYDILIIEAKLLDMDAFEFLKIITFEIDKPVIMVSKTDEREMVMKSVRNGAQDYLVKPIRMEELRNIWQHVLRKKLFDLPRSLTPMIRERENKTEKGPCAPKKPRVTWSKHLQDKFSDVVGVLGPDAVPMKIKELLNEPHLSRDQIASHLQKYRNALAKGKMNSAQTNQNKHLHLPLVSNKSQFFIPSPPQNSFIQQNQQHFGMVPTNYMAMPSPSSANFHQPAISTSTSVSTPNPSTWNRFNTTNIHSFPNMDSEYAVFRGPTNNHLIGLQPYPTSMNSFGDANHVLSQPPPTNYPNSLERAIPISSSGQNEGNVTKFDTPSMELGKTVIENPIHMGSGIFDENEWTKNGHMVYQQEQMERNNNDNCNITFDEDLMRSIKEYCNDDPSTM